The proteins below come from a single Benincasa hispida cultivar B227 chromosome 4, ASM972705v1, whole genome shotgun sequence genomic window:
- the LOC120076815 gene encoding LOW QUALITY PROTEIN: DNA polymerase alpha subunit B (The sequence of the model RefSeq protein was modified relative to this genomic sequence to represent the inferred CDS: inserted 6 bases in 6 codons; deleted 1 base in 1 codon) has translation MEEVIGEEIKRSGFTFDEEEEILKKCVTFCVNYNLKPSDIVXSWEVYYLNRQLYGSVVQIEHMDGFLQHLQNEQKDAVIKGDPDLHVYSSKDVHMYDLNDEDEDLNGDILKTPNGKSQSLHKERLDXTPYTNEGLFSXGKPSEHVTPFGQRTEKFVVRFNINSXPDKVTAEKEDNCENDEDAIIKKVQPLQGCLLTIHGSGFGLEPNCRFMYDKDEDRFNALDNRIMRHAKALAASGLYEEAVDPTVASQKSMFAVGMIYFDGEGHLNDKSTLLQSSVAHSGGXRVRLELQNLSQFSIFPGQVVGIEGHNPSGHCLIASKLCGFFSFVCHYRPILPPAKKIALNHDIQPINQSSTPSELSMIIASGPYTTTDNLLFEPLTELLAYAKRRVPQLLILLGPFVDSEHSDIKRGTVEMSFEEIFNFEVLRRVQDYAEHMDPDARVVLMPSIRDANHDFVFPQPAFDIPSDLRLQISSLPNPCILEANQAKIACSHMDILRHLXGEELSRNLTKGVTNDRLSTLASHILRQRSFYPLYPPAEGVPLDFSLAPKALDISVIPDILILPSDMKHFVKVISLGEGGSEEEQARCICVNPGRLAKGEGGGTFVELNYFGRPDKINASVVSI, from the exons ATGGAAGAAGTGATCGGAGAAGAA ATCAAGAGGAGTGGTTTCACGTTTGATGAAGAGGAAGAGATTCTCAAGAAAT GTGTTACGTTCTGTGTTAATTACAACCTAAAGCCTTCGGACATTG TCAGCTGGGAGGTCTACTATCTCAACAG GCAATTATATGGGTCAGTGGTGCAAATCGAACACATGGATGGGTTTTTACAACATTTACAGAATGAGCAAAAAGATGCAGTCATTAAAGGGGACCCGGATCTTCATGTGTACTCGAGCAAAGATGTTCACATGTAT gaTTTGAATGATGAGGATGAAGATCTAAATGGAGACATTCTTAAGACCCCAAATGGGAAATCTCAGAGCCTCCACAAAGAGCGGTTGG TGACACCTTACACGAATGAAGGCTTGTTCT TCGGAAAGCCTTCAGAGCATGTGACACCTTTTGGCCAAAGAACAGAAAAGTTTGTTGTGAGGTTCAACATTAATA AGCCTGATAAGGTGACTGCTGAAAAGGAAGACAATTGCGAGAATGATGAAGATGCAATTATCAAGAAGGTTCAACCCCTGCAGGGATGCTTATTGACAATCCATGGATCGGGATTTGGACTTGAACCAAATTGCAGGTTCATGTATGACAAGGATGAAGATAGG TTTAATGCTCTTGATAACCGAATCATGAGGCATGCTAAAGCTCTTGCTGCATCTGGGCTCTACGAAGAAGCAGTGGATCCTACAGTTGCTTCACAG AAAAGCATGTTTGCAGTGGGCATGATTTATTTTGATGGTGAAGGACACTTGAACGATAAATCCACCTTGTTGCAAAGCAG TGTCGCGCATTCAGGGG AGCGAGTTCGTCTAGAATTACAAAACTTAAGCCAATTTTCAATCTTTCCTGGCCAG GTAGTAGGTATTGAAGGGCATAATCCTAGCGGACACTGCTTGATTGCATCCAAACTTTGTGGATTCTTTTCCTTTGTCTGCCACTATAGACCCATTCTGCCTCCAGCAAAGAAGATAGCTTTGAACCATGATATCCAACCAATTAATCAATCTTCTACACCGTCAGAATTATCGATG ATCATTGCGTCAGGCCCCTATACAACAACGGACAACTTATTGTTTGAGCCTTTGACTGAGTTATTAGCATATGCAAAAAGAAGAGTTCCCCAGCTACTAATATTG ctTGGACCATTTGTTGATTCTGAACATTCTGATATCAAGAGAGGAACTGTGGAGATGAGCTTTGAGGAAATTTTCAACTTTGAAGTTTTGAGAAGG GTACAAGATTATGCAGAACACATGGATCCTGATGCACGTGTAGTGTTGATGCCATCTATAAGGGATGCTAATCACGACTTTGTTTTTCCTCAG CCTGCTTTTGACATTCCATCTGATCTTAGACTTCAG ATATCCAGTCTCCCAAACCCATGCATTTTGGAAGCAAATCAG GCAAAGATAGCCTGCAGCCACATGGATATTCTCAGACACC ATGGAGAAGAGCTGTCAAGAAACCTAACTAAGGGAGTCACCAACGACCGCCTGAGCACACTTGCAAGTCATATACTTCGCCAGCGCAG CTTTTATCCTCTATACCCTCCAGCCGAAGGAGTTCCCCTGGACTTTTCACTTGCCCCAAAAGCTCTTGACATCTCTGTAATACCCGATATTCTCATTCTTCCATCCGACATGAAACACTTCGTGAAG GTAATTTCTCTTGGTGAAGGAGGTTCAGAGGAAGAGCAAGCAAGATGCATATGTGTGAATCCCGGAAGATTGGCCAAGGGTGAAGGAGGGGGCACTTTTGTAGAGCTTAATTACTTCGGTAGGCCTGACAAGATAAACGCTTCTGTTGTCAGCATATGA
- the LOC120076203 gene encoding cleavage stimulation factor subunit 50-like produces the protein MRYKGNGNIREYIIKISNLADKLKTLDIKINENLHVHLVTFLKKAFRVIQDTHNVRSISLHPSGDYLLAGTDHPIAHLYDVNTFQCFLSANVPEIGNNGAINQVRYSATGSMYVTASKDGAVRLWDGVSAKCLRSIVNAHGTAEATSAKFTKDERYVLSCGKDSSVKLWDVGTGRLVKQYVGATHMQLRCQAVFNDTEEFVLSIDEPSNEIVIWDALTAERVARWPSNHVGAPRWLEHSPTESAFISCGTDKSIRFWKEIL, from the exons aTGAGGTATAAAGGCAATGGgaacataagggagtacattataAAAATATCCAATCTCGCAGATAAATTAAAAACACTTGATAtcaagataaatgaaaatttacatGTACATTTG GTCACATTTCTAAAGAAAGCATTTAGAGTTATCCAG GATACCCATAACGTGCGTTCTATATCTCTTCATCCTTCAGGAGATTATCTCTTAGCAG GAACGGATCATCCGATTGCCCACCTATACGATGTCAATACTTTTCAGTGTTTTCTATCTGCAAATGTTCCAGAAATAGGAAATAATGGAGCCATAAATCAG GTCAGGTATTCAGCAACAGGCAGTATGTATGTCACTGCTTCAAAAGACGGTGCAGTTCGTTTATGGGATGGTGTGAGTGCAAAATGTCTTCGCTCCATTGTTAATGCACATGGCACAGCGGAGGCAACCAGTGCAAAATTTACAAAGGATGAAAG GTATGTTCTCTCTTGTGGAAAGGACTCGAGTGTAAAGCTTTGGGACGTGGGGACGGGGAGATTGGTCAAACAATATGTTGGAGCTACTCATATGCAATTGAGGTGTCAG GCTGTCTTCAATGATACTGAGGAGTTTGTGCTATCAATAGACGAACCAAGCAATGAG ATTGTTATATGGGATGCTTTGACAGCAGAGAGAGTAGCAAGGTGGCCTTCGAACCATGTCGGTGCACCTCGGTGGCTCGAGCACTCACCAACAGAGTCAGCCTTCATTTCCTGTGGGACCGATAAATCGATACGTTTTTGGAAGGAAATTCTCTAG